ACGAGGCCATCGATGCGGCCCCAGGTGGTCATGATTTTATCGCAGGCGGCACGCATCTGGGCCGGGTCGAGCACGTCGCCGAGCACCACCAGCGCTTCGCCTCCGATGGCCCGAATGGCCTCGGCCCGCGCCTGGGCCCGCGCAGCATTGCGGCCCAGAATGGCCACTTTGGCGCCCGCCTCGGCCACGGCCAGCGACATGGATGCGCCCAGCACCCCGGTGGCGCCCGTGATAACGACGACTTTATCGGCTAATGAAAATTGGTTAGGCGTTGGCATAAGATTGCAGGGTGCGGGGCTTGCCCCCGCCCGTCGTGGAAAGGAATTGAAATAGAAATGAGGGTAGCGGCGCGGCCGTCCGGGCAGGGACAAGGCCCGCCCCTACTGCAGCTCCACCGTGCCTTCGAGCCGGATGTCGTCCGAGGCGCTGCCCACCATCAGGTTGAAGGTGCCGGGCTCGGCGGCCCACTCCAGCCTGGAGTTGTAGAAGGCCAGCTTGTTCTGGTCGATGGTGAAGGTGATGGTCTGGCTTTTGCCGGGCTTGAGGCTGACTTTGCGGAAATCCTTCAGCTCCTTGAGCGGGCGCACCACCGAGGCCACGGGGTCGCGGAGGTAGAGCTGGGCCACTTCCTCGCCGGTCACTTTGCCGGTGTTGGTGAGCGTGAAGCTGACCTGCACCGACTCGCCAGCTTTGAGCTGCGGGCGGCTGATTTTGAGGTCGGAGTATTTGAACGTGGTGTAGCTCAGGCCGTGGCCGAAGGCGTAGCGCGGCGTGCTGGGCGCGTCGATGTAGGCCGATTTGTAGCGGATGTCGCCGGGCTTGGTAACGGGCCGGCCCGTGTTGTACTGCTGGTTGTAGGCGATGGGAATCTGGCCCACGTTGCGGGGGAAGGTGATGGGCAGCTTGCCGGCGGGGTTGTAGTCGCCGTAGAGCACATCGGCCAGCGCCAGGCCGCCTTCCGAGCCGGGCCACCAGGCGTAGAGAATGGCATCGGCCTGGTCGGCAATGGCGTCAAAAATGAGCGGACGCCCGCCAAACACCACCACGGCCACCGGCTTGCCAGTGGCCTTCAGGGCTTTGAATAGTTCTTCCTGCACGCCGGGCAGGTGGATGTCGGTGCGCGACTTGGCTTCGCCGCTCATGTCCCAGGCTTCGCCCACGGCCAGCACCACGAGGTCGGCGTTTTTGGCGGTGGCCACGGCCTGTTCGAAGCCGGCGCGGCTGTCGCCCGCCACGTTGCAGCCTTTGGCGTAAAGCAGTTGGGTGTTTTTGCCGGCGCGCTGGCGCAGGCCGTCGTAGAGCGAGGTAATGCGCGTGGTGTCGGTGTCCACGGTCCAGCTGCCGTTGAGGTCGCGCTTGGCCTTGGCCACGGGGCCGATGAGGGCGATGCTGCGCAGCTGTTTGGTGAGCGGCAGGGTGGCGCGCTCGTTTTTCAGCAGCACCAAGGATTTTTGGGCCATCTGGCGGGCGGCGGCGCGGTTTTGCGGGTCGGCCAGCACTTGCTGCTCGCGCTTTTCATCCGAGAAGCGGTAGGGGTCGTCGAACAAGCCCAGCTCAAATTTCTTGCGCAGAATGCGGCGCACGGCATCGTCCACCAACTCCATTTTCACCTTGCCGTCCTGCACCAGCTGGGCCAGGCTCTTACTGTACACGTCGGCTTCCATGTCCATGTCGGAGCCCGCCACGATGGCTTTTTGCGCTGCGTCTTTCTTGTCGGCGGCATAGCCCCAGGTCACCAGCTCGCCGATGGAGCCCCAGTCGCTCACCACGAAGCCGGGGTAGTGCCACTGGCCTTTCAGGATGTCGCGCTGCAGGTAGCTGTTGCCGGTGGCCGGCACACCGTTCAGGGTGTTGAAGGAGTTCATGAACGTGGCCACACCGGCATCGGCAGCGGCCTTGAAGGGCGGCAGGTAGGTTTCCCACAGCTGCTGCGGGCTGAGGTCGACGGCGTTGTAGTCGCGCCCGCCGATGGCGGCCCCGTAGGCGGCAAAGTGTTTGGCGCAGGCCATCACGGCGTCGGTGCCGCCCAGCTTTTCGCCCTGAAAACCCAGCACCCGAGCCCGGGCAATGAGCGAGCCAAGGTAGGTGTCTTCGCCGGCGCCTTCCATCACGCGGCCCCAGCGCGGGTCGCGGCCCACGTCGACCATGGGCGCAAATGTCCAGTGAATGCCCGAGGCCGCCGCCTCGCGGGCCGCCACGTGCGCGCCCAGTCGAATGGCGTCGAGGTCCCAGGAAGCGGCCTCGCCCAGCGGAATCGGGAAGGTGGTTTGATAGCCGTGGATGACGTCGAGGCTGAAAAGCAGCGGGATTTTAAGGCGCGATTTCAGAGCCTCGGCCTGGATTTCGCGGGTGTCCTTCACGCCTTTCACGTTCAGCATCGAGCCCACTTTACCGCTGCTGATGCTGCTGAGCAGGGTGCTTTTGCGGTCGCTGGCCGGGCCGGTTACTTCTCGGCCGGAGTATTGGTTGAGCTGGCCCACTTTTTCTTCCAGGGTCATCTGGGCCAGCAGCGCCGTCACGCGCTGGTCGATGCTGGCATTGGCGGACGGCGCGGATGCGGCATTCTGGGCCAGGGAAGCGGCGCCGGGTAGCAGCAGGCCCAGCACCAGAAGCGGCTTGGTAAGCAAACGAGTCATTGAGTAATGGGAAAAGGCCACCGGGGCGGCCGGGAAAAATTTGCGAATACTGGCGACCACCGGCCCTAGCTCCTCCGCCCGAGGCTTCCGTTGTACGTTCCCACCATCACCAGGAGGCAGCGGGTTGGCCGGAAGAGCTATTACTGAAATGGGTGTTTCGGGTCGGCGGTCGCCAGATATACGCAGTGCCCTCGCGGGCAGAGAAGAGAGGGTGTAGTTTAGTTTTTGCGGGAAGGGCGGCGTTGCAGCGCTTGCATGGCGGCTGCGTAGCGCCGGCCCAGCAGCCGGGCCGAAGCCGCGTTGAAATGCGTGTGGTCGCCGATGTCGGCCGTGCCCTCGGCGCTGATGTAGGCGTAGCGGGGCACCTGCCTGGCCAGCGCCGCCACGGCTTGGTTGACGCGCCGGGCGGCTTCGTTCGGGTGCGGCTGGCCATCAGGGCCGGCTTTGTTTATCTGGAAATCGGGCAGCTGCCCGGCCACAAATGGCACGTCAGGCGCCTGCAAATCGGCGCGCAGCCGCGTAATCAGCGCCTTGAGCTTTTGCTCGTATACGGCGCTTTTTTCGGGGGTGCTGTCGGTTTCGCCCTGGTGCCAGATGATGCCGGCCAGCGTGCCCATGCGCAGGGCCGTGCGGGCGCGGGCCAGGGCGTCGTCGTAGGGGTGGGTTTTGGTGCCTTCGTAATAAGCGCCGGGCGCCCAGGCGTCGATGCCGGAGCCGCCCACTGCGCAGGGAATCAACCCGATGGTGACGCTGGCGTCCTGCGCCGCCATCAGCCGGCCGAAGCTCAGGCCCGGCCCCACGCCGGCAATGGTTTTATCGAAGTGAAGGGGGTCCTGGGCCACTTCCCACTGTCCGGCCGGGTTCAGGCGCAGCACCCGGGCATTAGGCACGGTGTCCTCAGCTTCCACCAGGCCGCGGCCGGCCATGTTTGACTGGCCGATGAGCAGGTAGAGGCGGAACTTCTCCTTTCTAGCAGGCAGCGTTGCGGCTTGGCGCAGGCGCGGCTTCAGGGCTTGCGCGCGCAGCCCGGTCGTTGGCAGCAGGGCCACGAGCAGGAAGTATAGCAGAGGCAAGCGGCAGGAATTCATGGAACGGAGTAGAGACGCAATATTTTGCGTCTTGTCGTTGCTGATGTTGTTTAGGCCGTGCGGGTCTGGGCAGTCGGAGCGGTTCCAATCGTTCAACGACGAGACGCAAAATATTGCGTCTCTACCTTGTTTTGGCAATTATTGGGGCTGGCGCTGGTCGAAGAAATCGGCCAGGTGGTACATCTGCTGGTTGAGTTCGCGCATCTTGTCCAGCAGCGGCGTGTAGGGCTCAAGGAAGTTGTCGACGATGCCCTTGTTGGCGTTGGTGTTCGAGGGTTCGGCGCCCACGATGGTGGGGTCATTGTCCTGGTACTTGAACCAGTGCCAGCCCACGCAATTCTTCGATTCCAGTAAGCCCAGTGTGAAATTCTGGTAGAACAGGCCACGGTCGGCCTGGGTCTTCACCACCCAGCCGGCGCCGGCGGTGTTGGCCAGGCCGGGGGCGTCCTCCCCTTTCACGTACCACTCCGTCACCATAAAGGGCTTGCCGGCGAAAAGCTCCCAGTCGCGCACCCAGGTTTTTTCGGGCGTCCAGTTGTTGTAGTAGTTGATGCTCACCACATCGAGGTACTTGCCGGCCACCTTCATCAGCTCGGGGTAGTAGCGCTGGGCGCCGTGGAAGCGGCACCCGAGGTACATGTGGTTGGGGTCGTACTTTTTCATGGCCGTGGCCACGATGCTGAAATAGCGGTCGGCGGCGTAGGCCAGGAAGTCCTGCCGGTTCTGGTCGGTAATGGTTTCGAGGGTGATGTTGCGCTCGTCGGCCCACTTTTTGGCGGCCTGGTAGCCGGGCTCGGTGGTGGGCAGCTTGAGGTAGCCGTCGAGGTTTTTGCGCAGCAGCGGCATCTCGTTGTCGGAGAAATAGCCGAAGAGGTTTTTGTCCTTCTTGTTGCTGGCCAGAAATTTGGCGCGCTCTTCCACGTACTCCTGAAAGCCGGGGTCGAAGGTAAAAATCACGTCGTTGGGGTAGCCTTTGTGGCCGGGTTGCACGTAGGTGCCGCCGCGCTTGCTGCCGTAGCCACTCATCAGGTCCAGGTTGATGGTGTAGGCCAGCGGATGGTCGGCTTTCTGGTTTTCGGCCTGAATCTCCTTGGTGGCCGACCACGCCCCCGCCCCATTAAAGCCATTGGCAAACAGAAATTTGCGGGTGGCCGCCATCCAGCCGGCGCGGTCGGTGTACTTATCGGCCAGGGCCTTTTTGGTGCGCTCCGAGCTGCCGGGCTGCACGTCGTTGGGGGCGTTGTGCAGGAAGTAGTAGCCGTCGGGGTCCACGGCCCACCAGCGGCCTCCCACCTTCTTCACGTAGAAGAAGCCGGTGGCCTTGGTCTTTTTGTCGAGGCGCCCGCCGTATTTGTCCAGCTTCACGGTGGCGGGCTTGAAGCCCTGCAGCGTGGCCACGGTGCGCGTGGGGTAGTTCTTATACTCCGTAAAGCCCGCTTTGCCGTCAATAGAAGAATTGTTGATGGTTTTTTTGGCGGCTACGCGCAGGCTGTATTCGGCGCTGTCGCGGGAGGCGGTTTGGGCGTGGGCGGTGAGGGTGAGCAGAAGCCCAGCGGCGACGAGGAGCTGTCTGCCCCGGTCCGACGGCGCAGCCGTCCGACCGGTTGTCGCTTGGCAGCGTGGCTGCGGGTGTCGTTCTGCTTTCAATCGGTCGGACGGCTGCGCCGTCGGACCGAATCCGGTAGTCGGATGCTGGTTAATCGTTCCCATTTATTTACCTGCTTCGTATTTCGTCGCCATCTGCCGGTAATAGTCCTGCAGCACATAAAAAGCCTTCTTCTTCACGCCCGTGCTCGAAATCAGCCCCTTGCGGTTGAAGCCGTTCTGATAAACGGGGTGCTGGCGACGGGTGGCACGGAAGTCGGCCAGAATCCAGGGGGTCATGCCGCGCAGGCCCTTTATGGTGCTCAGCATCTTGAGCTGGTTCACATAGAGCGCTTCCTGGTACTCTTCGCTCCAGCGGGTTTCGGCGTCGCCGTGGTAGCCGGCCAGCGCGTCGCCGCCGAATTCGCTGATGACGACGGGCTTGTTGTACTTGATATCGAAAGTGTATTTGGTGATTTCGCTCGGACTGCCGCCCCAGTACCAGCCGGCGTACTCGTTGAAGCTGGTCAGGTCCAGCGACTCGCCCAAAGCATCGTCCACGTGCACCACGTTGTCGGGGGTGCGGTGCAGTTCCAAGGCGGCCGCGATGAGGCGGGTGTCGTCGAGGGAGCGGGCTTTGGTTACCAGGCTGGTCATAAATTTCAGGCGGGGGTCGCCGAGCGGCGTTTCGTTGCCCACGCTCCACACCACCACGCTGGCGCGGTTTTTCCCCATCGAAATCAGGTCCGAGAGCTGGGCTTCGGCGTTTTGGTAGGTGGCAGGGTTTTCCCAAGCAATGGTCCAGTACACGGGCACTTCGGCCCACACCAGCAGGCCCATCTCGTCGGCCAGCCTCAGCATGGCTTCGTTGTGCGGGTAGTGGGCCAGGCGCACGTAGTTGCAGCCCAGCTCCTTGGCCCAGGTGAGCAGCATGCGCAGGTCGCCTTCGCCGCGGGCCCGGCCCGGAATCAGCGGGTTTTCGTCGTGCATCGAAATGCCGCGCATGAAAATGGACTTGCCGTTGAGCAGAATGTCCTGGCCCTTGGTCTGAATGGTGCGGAAACCGATGTTATCGGTCACAGCGTCGGCGCCGCTGCTCAAGCTCACCGCGTAGAGCTTGGGGCTTTGCGGCGACCACAGCTTCAGCTTCTTAGCCGGCAGGCTGAAGGTGGCGCGGCCGTCGGCATCGGTCTTTAGGGTTTGCTTGAGGCCGGCTTCGGCAATGGTCAGCGTCACGGCCTGGCTGGCTTTGGCGGGGCCGTCGAGCTGCACGTAGCCGGCCAGCTTGGTGGGGTCGTTTTTGGCCAGCTGCACCTTGTAGTCCACCACGAAGGTTTCGGGCGCTTCGGCCACGAAGACGTCGCGCGTGATGCCGCCGTAGTTCCACCAGTCGGTGTTGATGGTCGGGACTTCGTCGGCGTGGCGGGTATTGTCGGCCTTCACCACCACGAAGTTGTCGCCGGAGGCGCTCAGCTGGCTGGTGATGTCGTACTGAATGGGCGTGAAGCCGCCCTTGTGCATGCCCAGCTTCTTGCCGTTGAGGTAGATGTGCGCCTCGTAGTTGATGGCCCCGAAATACAGGAAATAGCGCTTGCCGGCCGCAGGCTTTAGGTTGAAGCTTTTCTTGTACCAGATGGTGCCTTCGTAGTACAGCAGCTTGGGGTCCTGCGAGTTCCAGTCGCCGGGCACCATCAGGCCCGCCGATTGGTCGAAGTCGTACTCAATCAGCTCGGGCTCCTGCTTCGTGCTGGGCTTTTGGTTGTCGTAGTAGCCGCCTTTGCCGGTTTTCGACTGGTCGAACGCCATGCGGCGGTAGTCGTAAAAGCCGTTTTCGTAGGGGTCGATGATATAGTTCCAGCGGCCGTTGAGGCTGAGGACCTGGCGGCCGGGCGCGTGTTGCAGCAGGCCGGTCTGGGCCTGCGCGGCCGACGCGGTGAAGAGGCCGGCGGCGCACAGCAGGGCCGCCAGCAGCCGCTTCATCGGGGTGAGTTGGGTCATGAGGAAAGGAGGAAGTGGGGAGGCAGGCAGACGGGGCACTGGCAAGCGGATGAGACGACGGCCCCGGCCCTTGCAGGGGCCATTGGGAACCGTCGCGGGCTCACCCACTCACCAGTTCACCCATTTGCCTAGTTGTAGCCCGGGTTCTGGGTCAGAATCGGGTTGGTTTGAATTTCCTGCACCGGCAAGGGGAAGAGCAGGTCGTTCGGGTCGATGCGGACCGTGGAGTTGTAGCGGGCAAAGAAGGCGTTCATCACCGGAATGGCGCGGTCGGTGCGCACCAGGTCGAACCAGCGGTGGCCTTCGAAGTTGAGCTCCAGGCGGCGCTCCAGCTCGATGCGGTCGCGCAGAGCGGTCTGGCTGATGGTGGCGGGCAGGTCGACGGTGGCGTTGGCCGTGGCCACGGGCAGCCCCCGCGAGCGGCGAATGACCTGGTTGATGGCCGCCAGCGCGCCAGCACTAGGGCCGGTGGCCTCGTTCACGGCCTCGGCGTACATGAGCAGCACGTCGGCCTGGCGCAGCACTATCCAGTCGTTTTCGGCGTCGGTGGCCGCCGTGGGGGTGTCGATGTACTTCTTGGTGTAGTATCCCAGCGTTGCCGCGGCGCCCGCGGGCAGCACGTACGACGTGGCCGCCCGCACATCGGTCGGGCCGCTGGCCGTGAAGGCGGCAATCAGGTCGTTGTCCACAGTATTGAACTGCTGGCCGGTGAAGGCCGCACCCAGCAGGGCCGTCGATTGCGCGGTGCCGTACGCGGGCATAAACCACGTGGTGAAGGCGCTGCCCAGGCCCAGCGTGCCCTTGGTGTAGCGCGCCGCAAAAATGATTTCGCTGTTCATCTCGTTGGTGGTGGCGAAGATGTTGGCGTAGGTAGCCTGCAGGGCGTAGGTGGTGCCGGTGGCCAGGGGCTGCAGCTTGTCGGCGGCGGCCTGGTACTTCTTCTGCGTCAGCAGCACCTTGCCGAAAAGCGCCGTGGCGGCGCCCTTGGTGGCGCGGCCCAGGTTGGTGGTGCCGGTGTAGGTCACGGGCAGGTTCTTTTCGGCAAAATCCAGGTCCTGCTCAATCTGGGCATACACCTCGGCCACCGGCCGGCGGCCAAAGGCATAGGCATCCTGAATGGCCGGCAGCTCCTGCGTCACCAGCGGAATGTCGCCCCAGATGCGGACGGCGTTGAAGTACGTCAGGGCCCGCAGGAAGCGCACCTCGCCGTAATAACGGTTGCGGGTGGCATCGGTGAGCTTCACGGCGCCGGCGCGGCTGAGGATGAGGTTGCAGCGCGCAATCATGCGGTAGGTCGAGAGCCAGTAGCTCTGGATGTGCTGGTTGTCGCTGAAGAGCGTGAAGTCGTTGTACTCGTTCAGGCGCTCGCCCGAAGTGACGGTGTAGCTGTTGTCCGACGGAATTTCGGCAAAGATGAACCAGCCGCGGCTGCCGCCGGCCTTACCGTAGAGGTCCTGCAGCGACGAGTACGCCGCCGTCACGCCCGTAAGGATGCTCAGCGAGTCCTTATAGCTCTCCGTGGTGGGAACCCGCGTGGGGTCGTTCAGCTCGATGAAATCCTTCTGGCACGACGTGGTGCCCAGCACGCCCAGCCCCAGTACCGTGGCCACGGCTGCTCCCGAGAAAAATTGATTGAAAGTCATGGTGGGAATTATTCAGTAGTGATTAGAAGCCAACCTGGAGGCCCAGCGTAACGGTGCGGTTCATCGGGTACGAGCCCTGGTCCACGCCGTAGGTGGGGTTGGTGGTGTTGCCGTAGTTGTTGGCTTCGGGGTTGTAGCCCACGTATTTGGTGAAGGTGTACAGGTTCTGCACCGAGGTGTAGATGCCGGCGGTTTGCAGGCCGGCTTTCTTGGCCCAGCCCACGGGCAGGTTGTAGCGCAACGTCACGTTGCGGATGCGCAGGAACGAGCCGTCCTGAATGAAGTAGGAATTGAACTGGGTGCGTAGCGAGGTGGCGGTGGTGGCAAAGGGGGTTTTGCCGTCGCCGGGGTTTTCCGGGCTGCGCCAGCGGTCCACGAGCTGCACGCGGCCGTTGGTCTGGCCGGGGGCGTTGAAGGTGTACCGGTCGCCGGCGTACAGCACGTCGTTGCCCTGCGAGCCCTGGAGCGTGACGGCCAGCGACACATCCTTGTAGCCGAAGGTGTTTTGCAGGCCGTAGGTGAAGTCGGGGAAGGGGTTGCCGATGACGCCGATGTCGAGCGAGTTAATCTGGCCGTCGCCGTTCACGTCCTTAAACTTGAAGTCGCCCGGCTGCACGGCCAGGTTGCTGCCCGTCCACTTGGGGCTGCCGTCCACGTCGGCCTTGTCGCGGTACACGCCTTCCTGCTGGTAGCCGTAGAACACGCCCAGCGGCTGGCCCGGCACCACCCGGATGGAGCTGGTGTAGCCAAACACGGCGTCGAAGGTGATTTGCTCGTTGGCCCCGGCCAGGGCAATTACCTGGTTGCGGTTCAGGGAGACGTTGAGGGCGGTGTTCCAGGTGAAGGGGCCGTTCACGATGTTGGCCGTGTTCAGCTGGAACTCCAGGCCGCGGTTGCGCACCTCGCCCACGTTGGCCAGGGCCCGCGACGAGTAGCCCAGAATGGCCGGGATGTTGCGGTTCAGCAGCAGGTCGGTGGTGTTGCGCTGGTAGGCGGCCACGGTCAGGTAGATGCGGTCGCGGAACAGGCCGAAGTCGAAGCCGGCGTCAAACTGGGTGTTGGTTTCCCAGCCCAGGTTGCGCAGGGCCAGGCCGTTGGGCGCAAAGCCGTAGTTGCGCACGCCGTTGCCGTTGCCAAACACGTAGTTGGCGGCCGTCTGGTAGCTCTGGTAGTTGTAGTCGCCGATGTTGTTGTTGCCCGTCACGCCGAAGGAGGCGCGGAACTTCAGCTCCGAAATGGCCGGAATGCCCTTGATGAAGGTTTCCTCGCCGGCGCGCCAGGCCAGGGCCACCGAGGGGAAGGTGGCGTAGCGGTTGTCGGGGCCGAAGCGCGACGAGCCGTCGGTGCGCAGCGCGGCCGTCAGGATGTAGCGCTCCTTGAAGGCGTAATCGACGCGGCCGAATATGGAAACCAGCGAGTTGGCCGAGAAAGCGGTTTGGCCGAAGAGCTGGCCGGCGGCCGTGGCGTACTCAATGTCGGGCGTGGTGTAGGTGCCGGTCTGGCCCAGCACGGTGCTGCCTTCGTTCTGGTTGTACTGGGCCGAATAGCCGGCCAGCAGGGTCACGTCGTGGTCGGCGCCGAGCTTGCGGTTGTAGGTGGCTGTGTTTTCCCACACCCAGTTCAGGTTGGTGTTGTTCACCTGCCGGGCGTCGATGTTGTTGAGGATGGGGTTGGAGATGTTGGCGCTGGCGTTGTTCACGGTGCTCAGCGTGGCCGGCACGTAGATGGCGCGGCGGTTGTTTATCATCTCGGCCCCGAAGTTGGTGCGCAGGTTCAGGCCCTTGATGATTTCAAAATCCAGAAAAGCCGAGCCCAGGCCGCGCACCGAGCTGGTGCGGTCCTTATACAGGTCGATGGTGGCCACGGGGTTGAGCAGGTCGCCGGGCGTGGTCACGCCCGAGCCCGAGTTGCGGATGGCGCCGTAGTCGCCATTGGCCAGGAAAACCGGGATGATGGGGGGCAGAATCAGGGCCGCCGTCACGATGGCCGTTTCGCCGCCGGGGCCGCCGCCCGAAATGTTGCCGCCGTTGTAGCTGCCCGAAATCGGCTTCACGTCGGTGCGCGAGAAGTTAGGGGCCAGGCTCAGGCCCAGCTTCAGCTTCTTGCTCAGCTGGGCGTCGTAGTTGGCGCGCAGGGCAAAGCGGTCGAAGCCGGTGTTTTTGATGACGCCCTTCTGGTTGAAGTAGCTGCCCGAAATGTAGAAGCGCGAATTGGTGGTGCCGCCCGAGGCCGACAGCTGGTACTGCTGCTGCGTGCCGGTGCCAAAAATCTCGTTCTGCCAGTCGGTGTTCGGCAACTCGGGAGCGCCGGGTGCCAGCTGGGCCGGCAGGGCGCGGTTGCCGTTTTTGAAGGATTCGCGCAGGTAGTCCAGGTACTGCTCCCGGTCCATCAGGTCCACCTTCTTGGCCACGTTCACCACGCCGGCGTTGGCCGTGAAGTTGAAACGGGTTTTGTCGTCGTTGCGGCCGCGCTTGGTGGTCACAATCACGATGCCATTGCCGCCGCGCGAGCCGTAGATGGCGCAGGCT
This DNA window, taken from Hymenobacter sp. 5317J-9, encodes the following:
- the bglX gene encoding beta-glucosidase BglX; translated protein: MTRLLTKPLLVLGLLLPGAASLAQNAASAPSANASIDQRVTALLAQMTLEEKVGQLNQYSGREVTGPASDRKSTLLSSISSGKVGSMLNVKGVKDTREIQAEALKSRLKIPLLFSLDVIHGYQTTFPIPLGEAASWDLDAIRLGAHVAAREAAASGIHWTFAPMVDVGRDPRWGRVMEGAGEDTYLGSLIARARVLGFQGEKLGGTDAVMACAKHFAAYGAAIGGRDYNAVDLSPQQLWETYLPPFKAAADAGVATFMNSFNTLNGVPATGNSYLQRDILKGQWHYPGFVVSDWGSIGELVTWGYAADKKDAAQKAIVAGSDMDMEADVYSKSLAQLVQDGKVKMELVDDAVRRILRKKFELGLFDDPYRFSDEKREQQVLADPQNRAAARQMAQKSLVLLKNERATLPLTKQLRSIALIGPVAKAKRDLNGSWTVDTDTTRITSLYDGLRQRAGKNTQLLYAKGCNVAGDSRAGFEQAVATAKNADLVVLAVGEAWDMSGEAKSRTDIHLPGVQEELFKALKATGKPVAVVVFGGRPLIFDAIADQADAILYAWWPGSEGGLALADVLYGDYNPAGKLPITFPRNVGQIPIAYNQQYNTGRPVTKPGDIRYKSAYIDAPSTPRYAFGHGLSYTTFKYSDLKISRPQLKAGESVQVSFTLTNTGKVTGEEVAQLYLRDPVASVVRPLKELKDFRKVSLKPGKSQTITFTIDQNKLAFYNSRLEWAAEPGTFNLMVGSASDDIRLEGTVELQ
- a CDS encoding sialate O-acetylesterase; protein product: MPLLYFLLVALLPTTGLRAQALKPRLRQAATLPARKEKFRLYLLIGQSNMAGRGLVEAEDTVPNARVLRLNPAGQWEVAQDPLHFDKTIAGVGPGLSFGRLMAAQDASVTIGLIPCAVGGSGIDAWAPGAYYEGTKTHPYDDALARARTALRMGTLAGIIWHQGETDSTPEKSAVYEQKLKALITRLRADLQAPDVPFVAGQLPDFQINKAGPDGQPHPNEAARRVNQAVAALARQVPRYAYISAEGTADIGDHTHFNAASARLLGRRYAAAMQALQRRPSRKN
- a CDS encoding glycoside hydrolase family 2 TIM barrel-domain containing protein, translated to MTQLTPMKRLLAALLCAAGLFTASAAQAQTGLLQHAPGRQVLSLNGRWNYIIDPYENGFYDYRRMAFDQSKTGKGGYYDNQKPSTKQEPELIEYDFDQSAGLMVPGDWNSQDPKLLYYEGTIWYKKSFNLKPAAGKRYFLYFGAINYEAHIYLNGKKLGMHKGGFTPIQYDITSQLSASGDNFVVVKADNTRHADEVPTINTDWWNYGGITRDVFVAEAPETFVVDYKVQLAKNDPTKLAGYVQLDGPAKASQAVTLTIAEAGLKQTLKTDADGRATFSLPAKKLKLWSPQSPKLYAVSLSSGADAVTDNIGFRTIQTKGQDILLNGKSIFMRGISMHDENPLIPGRARGEGDLRMLLTWAKELGCNYVRLAHYPHNEAMLRLADEMGLLVWAEVPVYWTIAWENPATYQNAEAQLSDLISMGKNRASVVVWSVGNETPLGDPRLKFMTSLVTKARSLDDTRLIAAALELHRTPDNVVHVDDALGESLDLTSFNEYAGWYWGGSPSEITKYTFDIKYNKPVVISEFGGDALAGYHGDAETRWSEEYQEALYVNQLKMLSTIKGLRGMTPWILADFRATRRQHPVYQNGFNRKGLISSTGVKKKAFYVLQDYYRQMATKYEAGK
- a CDS encoding RagB/SusD family nutrient uptake outer membrane protein, which gives rise to MTFNQFFSGAAVATVLGLGVLGTTSCQKDFIELNDPTRVPTTESYKDSLSILTGVTAAYSSLQDLYGKAGGSRGWFIFAEIPSDNSYTVTSGERLNEYNDFTLFSDNQHIQSYWLSTYRMIARCNLILSRAGAVKLTDATRNRYYGEVRFLRALTYFNAVRIWGDIPLVTQELPAIQDAYAFGRRPVAEVYAQIEQDLDFAEKNLPVTYTGTTNLGRATKGAATALFGKVLLTQKKYQAAADKLQPLATGTTYALQATYANIFATTNEMNSEIIFAARYTKGTLGLGSAFTTWFMPAYGTAQSTALLGAAFTGQQFNTVDNDLIAAFTASGPTDVRAATSYVLPAGAAATLGYYTKKYIDTPTAATDAENDWIVLRQADVLLMYAEAVNEATGPSAGALAAINQVIRRSRGLPVATANATVDLPATISQTALRDRIELERRLELNFEGHRWFDLVRTDRAIPVMNAFFARYNSTVRIDPNDLLFPLPVQEIQTNPILTQNPGYN
- a CDS encoding TonB-dependent receptor codes for the protein MTDSIRPDFRRYLRPLVLLPALSLGLCAPTLALAAAPTVARGVKADITISGRVLDEKGAGLPGVNVIVKGTTNGTQTDVDGRYTIKAPENATLIFTFVGYLSKEESVGGRTAINATLAPDSKALEEVVVVGYGVQEKKMLATSISSISAKQVELIPVSSPSEALVGLVAGAQITEPSGEPGQGAVIRVRGLGSISAGNSPLYVVDGYPLNSADSYNQIPPGDIQSIQILKDAAACAIYGSRGGNGIVIVTTKRGRNDDKTRFNFTANAGVVNVAKKVDLMDREQYLDYLRESFKNGNRALPAQLAPGAPELPNTDWQNEIFGTGTQQQYQLSASGGTTNSRFYISGSYFNQKGVIKNTGFDRFALRANYDAQLSKKLKLGLSLAPNFSRTDVKPISGSYNGGNISGGGPGGETAIVTAALILPPIIPVFLANGDYGAIRNSGSGVTTPGDLLNPVATIDLYKDRTSSVRGLGSAFLDFEIIKGLNLRTNFGAEMINNRRAIYVPATLSTVNNASANISNPILNNIDARQVNNTNLNWVWENTATYNRKLGADHDVTLLAGYSAQYNQNEGSTVLGQTGTYTTPDIEYATAAGQLFGQTAFSANSLVSIFGRVDYAFKERYILTAALRTDGSSRFGPDNRYATFPSVALAWRAGEETFIKGIPAISELKFRASFGVTGNNNIGDYNYQSYQTAANYVFGNGNGVRNYGFAPNGLALRNLGWETNTQFDAGFDFGLFRDRIYLTVAAYQRNTTDLLLNRNIPAILGYSSRALANVGEVRNRGLEFQLNTANIVNGPFTWNTALNVSLNRNQVIALAGANEQITFDAVFGYTSSIRVVPGQPLGVFYGYQQEGVYRDKADVDGSPKWTGSNLAVQPGDFKFKDVNGDGQINSLDIGVIGNPFPDFTYGLQNTFGYKDVSLAVTLQGSQGNDVLYAGDRYTFNAPGQTNGRVQLVDRWRSPENPGDGKTPFATTATSLRTQFNSYFIQDGSFLRIRNVTLRYNLPVGWAKKAGLQTAGIYTSVQNLYTFTKYVGYNPEANNYGNTTNPTYGVDQGSYPMNRTVTLGLQVGF